The following proteins are encoded in a genomic region of Haloarcula salinisoli:
- a CDS encoding PGF-CTERM sorting domain-containing protein, producing MLHNSTERRSLRYLVVVVVVLTAFAPATATAVPSPPHEVFGTVTDQNGNAVSDATVTVTGPDGNSYTATTGANGYYEISVPAEEQESGDTLTVSVEGASETTAFASGTSEQLDFSVDADTGGEDGSDPSSPDDDSDAGGGGSVGGGDDGDDVVTVTARISGTNATVPIDGESLSEVGFTSQTNLSATVTITERTGPVAEGPANRTFATGADIEFIFGSSDGVETVRIGVKQSRLDELGVTADQLSIYHLDETTGEWSELDTTVVGQNDLRVVLEAQPDGFSEYAVFATDPGQIEPPGTPTPGTPTPDTPDEDGPTSDGETASEDTPTDDEPEATTDGSGPGFTVVLALLALVAAALLAVRRDD from the coding sequence ATGCTACACAATAGTACGGAGAGACGGAGTTTGCGGTATCTGGTGGTCGTAGTCGTCGTGCTCACAGCGTTCGCACCGGCAACTGCCACCGCAGTTCCGAGTCCGCCACACGAGGTGTTCGGGACTGTTACCGACCAGAACGGCAACGCAGTCAGTGACGCGACCGTCACTGTGACCGGCCCCGACGGTAACAGCTACACGGCGACGACGGGCGCCAACGGGTACTACGAAATCTCGGTCCCGGCCGAGGAACAGGAGTCCGGTGACACCCTGACCGTATCGGTCGAAGGCGCGTCGGAAACGACTGCCTTCGCGTCCGGGACGTCCGAACAGCTCGACTTCAGCGTGGACGCCGACACCGGCGGTGAGGACGGGAGCGACCCGTCCTCGCCGGACGACGACAGTGACGCAGGCGGTGGCGGTAGCGTCGGTGGTGGCGACGACGGCGACGATGTCGTCACGGTCACGGCCAGAATCTCGGGGACCAACGCGACCGTCCCCATCGATGGCGAGAGTCTGAGCGAGGTCGGCTTCACCAGCCAGACTAACCTCAGCGCCACGGTCACAATCACCGAACGAACCGGTCCGGTGGCAGAAGGCCCCGCGAACAGGACCTTCGCCACCGGGGCTGACATCGAGTTCATCTTCGGTAGCAGTGACGGCGTCGAGACCGTTCGGATCGGAGTCAAGCAGTCCCGACTCGACGAGCTCGGCGTCACGGCGGACCAGCTGTCGATCTACCACCTGGACGAGACCACCGGTGAGTGGTCGGAACTCGACACGACGGTGGTCGGACAGAACGACCTCCGAGTCGTGCTGGAGGCACAGCCGGACGGCTTCTCCGAGTACGCAGTCTTCGCGACGGACCCGGGGCAGATCGAACCGCCGGGAACGCCGACGCCGGGGACGCCGACACCGGACACGCCGGACGAGGACGGACCGACGTCGGACGGTGAGACGGCCAGCGAAGACACGCCGACCGACGACGAGCCGGAAGCCACGACGGACGGGAGCGGTCCCGGCTTCACCGTCGTGCTCGCGCTGCTCGCGCTCGTCGCGGCCGCGCTGCTGGCCGTCCGACGCGACGACTAA